The Halofilum ochraceum DNA window CAGCCGGTCAGCTCGCTCGCGAGGCGGACATTCTGGCCATTGCGGCCGATCGCCAGGGAGAGCTTCTCCGACTCGATCACCAGATCCATCGTGTTCTTGTCTTCGTCGACCACGATCGAAGTCACATCGGCCGGGGACATCGCATTGATCACGAACTGCGCCGGATTCTCGTCCCAGAGGATGATATCCACCCGCTCGCCGGCCAGCTCGTTGGAGACCGTCTGCACGCGCGAACCGCGCATACCCACGCAGGCGCCGACGGGATCAAGCCGGGCATCCTTGGACAACACGGCGATCTTGGCCCGCAGTCCGGGATCACGCGCGGCTCCCTTGATCTCGATCAGGCCCTGCCCGACTTCCGGCACTTCGAGCTTGAACAGCTCGATCAGCAGTTCCGGCGCGGTGCGGCTGACGAAGAGCTGCGGCCCACGCGGCTCGTTGCGTACGTCCTTGAGGAAACCGCGGACGCGGTCGCCCGGCCGCACGGCCTCACGCGGGATCATCTCCTCACGCGGCACGAACGCCTCGGCATTGTTGCCGAGGTCCAGATACATCCCCGAGCGCTCGACCCGTTTGACGATACCCATCAGGAGCTCGCCCACGCGCTCGCGATAGGCCTCGGCGACGCGCTCACGCTCGGCCTCGCGCACCTTCTGCACGATCACCTGCTTGGCGGTCTGCGCGGCGATGCGCCCGAACTCGACCGGTTCCATCGGCTCTTCGACGAATTCCCCGACCTCTTTCTCCGGTTCGTCGGCACGGGCCGCAGAGAGCGAGATCTGGCGAGTCGGCGCGTCCTGCTCATAGTCGTCCTCGACGACCTCCCAGAGCCGGAACGCCTCGTAATCGCCCGTCTCCCGGTCGATCGCCACCCGCGCGTCGATATCGCCCCCGTGTTTCTTACGGGTGGCGGATGCCAGCGCCGATTCGAGCGCCTCGAAGATTACTTCCTTGTCGACCGCCTTCTCGTTGGAAACGGTGTCGACCACCAGCAGGATGTCTTTGTTCATACCCTTGCCACTCAAACAGCGAATTGCGAAATGGGCGCGTCAGAGTTCAACGACCAGGTGCGCCTCTTCGACGGCGTCCAGCGGTAACCGCCACGTTTCGTCATCGACCTCGATCAGGAGCGACACCCCCTCGACGCCACCGAGCACGCCCTTGAAGCGCTTGCGACCCTCGGGGATGGCGCCGGCGGCGATCCGAACGAACGCCTGCTGCCCCGAGAAACGTTCGAAATCGGCCGCCTCGAACAGCGGCCGATTGATCCCCGGCGAGGACACCTCCAGCGTGTAGGCATCCCGGATCGGCTCATCCACGTCGAGCGCGGCCGAGACCCGTTCGCTGACCGCCGCGCAGTCGTCGACATCGATCCCGTCCGCGGCATCGATGTACACGCGCAGGAGGCCGTTACCGGAGCCGCCGCCGTATTCCACGCCGACGAGTTCGTAGCCCATGCCACGTACGACCGGCTCGACACAGCCGAGAATCGCGCTGGAGGCACGCCGCATTACGACACCCCGTTCAAGACACGCCGAAAATTTTTCCGCCGGGAATAAAAAGGCCCCTGAAAAGGGGCCTCTTGAGAATCCCGAAATCTTGGTAGCGGGGGCAGGATTCGAACCTGCGACCTTCGGGTTATGAGCCCGACGAGCTGCCAGACTGCTCCACCCCGCAACCGCAAGAGCGGATTCTAGTTATCGAACGGGGACAACGCAACCCCTTTCCGCAAACACGCCCGGCGAAATCGGGTCACGCCCCTTGCCGACGGCTTACCAGGAGACCGCGGCGAGGCACCACGACATGAGTGCCGCCGGGTACAGGCCGAGGGCCAGCATGGACAGGCCATTGACGGACAGCGCCGCGCGCAATCCGGTCCCCTCCTGGAAGCCCCCGGTCTCCTCCGGCTCGTCGAAATACATCAGCTTGACGACCCGCAGGTAGTAGAACGCCCCGACGACCGAGAAGACGACGGCTACGATCGCCAACCAGATCTCGTCGACCTGGACGACCGCCCGGAGCACCGACAGCTTCGCGTAGAAGCCGGCAAACGGCGGCACCCCCGCCATCGAGAACATAATGAAAAGCATCATCAGGGCGAACCACGGGCTGCGCGCATTGAGCCCCCGGAAATCATCGAGCTGCTCGGCCTCGAGGCCCCGGCGGCTCAGGAGGATGATCATGCCAAACGCCCCGGCGGTCACCAGCGCATAGAAGATCACGTAGAACATCGCCGCCGAATAACCCTGGGCCGTACCGGCGAGGAGGCCCAGCAGAATGAAGCCGACATGGGAGATCGTGGAGTACGCCAGCATGCGCTTGAGGTTCGTCTGGGCGATGGCCACGACATTACCCAGCACCAGCGAGAGCACGGCGAGGACGGCCAGCATGACCTGCCAGTCGGCCTGCAGCACACCCAGGCCCTCCGCCAGCATGCGCATGAACAGCGCGAACGCCGCCACTTTCGGCGCGGAGGCGATATACAGTGCCACGGCCGTCGGCGCGCCCTCGTACACGTCCGGAACCCACGCGTGAAACGGCACGGCCCCGAGCTTGAACGACAGACCGACGATGATGAAGATCAACCCGAGCAGCGCCCCGATCTGGTCGACGCCATGACGGATCAGGTAGTTGTGGATCTCGATGACCTCGAGCGAACCGGTGAGCCCGTAGATCAGCGACATCCCGTACAGCAGCATCCCCGAGGCGAACGCACCGAGCACGAAATACTTCATCGCCGCCTCGCTCGCCCGCGGCGAGTCCCGGTTGAATGCAACCAGGGCGTATTGGCAAAGCGACAGCAGCTCCAGCCCGAGATAGATCGTCAGCATGCTGTAGCCGGAGATCATGATCAGCATGCCGAGCAGACCGAACAGCCCGAGCGCGAAATACTCGCCGTTATACAGCCCCCGCGCAGCGAGATACGGCCGCGAATAGACGAACACGAAGAACGTGAGCACGATCACGGTCAGTTTCAGCAGGAGGCTCATCGGATCGGCGATATACGACCCGCCGAAGAGGATACGCACCCCATCCGGCTGACCCACCACCGTGGCGACGAGCGTCGCCACCAATGCCGCGAGCGCGAACACGAATGTCGTGTCCCGGCGTTCGGGGGGAACGAAGAGATCGACGACGAGCACGACACACGCGCCGATGGCCAGCGTGATCTCGGGTAGCAGCGGCAGAAACTGACTTGTCATCGCGATGCCGTTCCCGTTCAGAGTTTGGATTGCGCGACCTGCGCAATAAGCTTGTCTACGGCCGGGTGCATGACCTCGACCAGCGGTGCCGGCCACAGGCCCAGCGCCAGGACCGTCACGGCCAGCAGCGCGAGCACAGCGAACTCTCGCGGGCCGATATCCCGGAGCGCGCCGACATTCTCGTTAGCGACCGGCCCGAACACCACCCGCTTGACCATCCACAGCGTGTAAGCCGCACCGAGAATCAGGGTCAGTGCCGCCAGTGCGGCCAGCCAGAAGTTCGCATGGAACGTGGCGAGGATCACCATGAACTCCCCGACGAACCCTGAAGTCCCCGGCAGTCCGGCGTTGCTGAGGGCGAACAGGACCAGGAAGGACGCGAACACCGGCATGGCATTCACGACGCCGCCATAGTCCGCGATCATCCGCGTGTGCATGCGGTCATAAAGCACGCCGACACAGAGGAAGAGCGCGGCCGATATCAGACCGTGCGAGACCATCTGCACGATCGCGCCTTCGACGCCCAGGCGCGCCCCGGCCGCTTCCGGCGAGTCGGCCACCAGCAGGAATACGATGAAGGTGCCCAGCGTGACGAAGCCCATGTGCGAGATCGAGGAATACGCGATCAGCTTCTTCAGATCCTTCTGCGCCAGCGCCACGAAACCGATGTAGACCACCGCGATCAGCGACAGGGCGATCATCACCCCGGCGAGCTCGTGCCCCGCATCCGGGGCGATCGGGAGGCTCAGGCGGAGGAACCCGTACCCCCCCATCTTCAGCATGATGGCGGCCAGGATCACGGACCCCCCGGTCGGCGCCTCGACGTGCGCATCGGGCAGCCAGGTATGCACGGGCCACATCGGAATCTTGACCGCGAACGCCAGGAACAGCGCCACGAAGATCCAGATCTGTTCCGGCATCGACAGCCGCAGCAGATGCAGCTCCTGCAGATCGAACGTGCCCGACTGGTAGTAGAGGTAGACCAGCGCCACCAGCATCAACACCGAGCCGAGGAACGTGTACAGGAAGAACTTCAGGGTCGCGTACACGCGATTCGGCCCGCCCCATGCCCCGATGATCAGGAACATCGGGATCAACTGGGCCTCGAAGAAGACGTAGAACAGGACCGCGTCCAGTGCCGCGAACACCCCGATCATCACGCCCTCGAGGATCAGGAACGAGGCCATATACTGCGACACGCGCTTCTCGATCGAGCCCCAGCCCGCGATCACGACCAGTACCGTGACGAAACTCGTCAACAGGATCAGTGGCAGCGAGATCCCGTCGATGCCCAGGTGATAATTGATATTGAAACTCGGCAACCACGGCAGGAACTCACGGAACTGCATCGCCTGCGTGGTGGTATCGAACCCGGTGTAGAGCGGGATCGTCACACCGAACGTGGCGATCGCGAACAGCAACGCGAGCCGACGCGCACCCTGTTCGCCGGACATGAGTACGATCACGCCCCCGAGGATGGGCAGCCAGATGGAGAGGCTCAGCAGTGGCCAGTCGGCAAACATCACGCGGTTGTCCCGTTCGTCGTATTCTTGTCAGGCATCACGCGCTCAGTACGACCCAGCTGAGCGCGACGAGCACGCCGAGGATCATCGCGAAGGCGTAGTGATACAGATAGCCGCTCTGGAGGTGGCGCATCAGGCCGGAGCACTGCCCGACCACGCGGGCGGCGCCATTGACGATCCAGCCGTCGATGACCCGCTGGTCGCCGACCCGCGACAGGAAACCGCCAAGGCGTCGTCCTCCCTCCGCGAACACGGCCTGGTACAGCTCGTCGAAGCCGTATTTCTTCTCGAGCATACGGTGCACCGGACGCAGCCGCTCGGCCGCCCGGTCGGCCAGCTCGGGTCGCCGGATCCAGACAAACCAGGCGACGACGACGCCGGCGAGCGCCAGATACACGGCCGGCCCCTGGAAACCATGGAGGATGAAGCCCCACCAGCCATGGAAACCCTCCCCGAGTTTCGCCATCACGTCGTGCTGCGGTAGCACGAGGATCGACGAACCGAACCAGCCGCCGAACAGCAGCGGCCCGATCGTCCAGGCGCCGATGATCACCGACGGGATCGCGAGCAGCACCAGCGGCACGGTTACGACGAGCGGCGTCTCATGGAGATGCTCACGCGTGTGCTCATCCATGCGCGGCTCGCCATGGAAGGTCAGGAACAGCATCCGGAACGTATACAGCGCGGTCACGAACACGCCGATCAGGACGCACCAGTACGCGAAACCCGCCCCGGGGGTGGTCGAATAATGCACCCCCTCGATGATCGCGTCCTTGGAGAAGAATCCCGAAAACCCCGGGAACCCGATCAGGGCGAGCGACCCGATCACCGCGGTGATGTAGGTCACCGGCATGTAGCGCCGCAGCCCGCCCATCCGGCGCATGTCCTGCTCGTGATGCATGGCGATGATCACCGAGCCGGCACCGAGGAACAGCAGCGCCTTGAAGAAGGCGTGGGTCATCAGGTGGAAAATCGCCGCCGAGTAGGCCGACGCACCCAGCGCCACGGTCATGTAGCCGAGCTGGGAAAGCGTCGAATACGCGACCACCCGCTTGATATCGTGCTGCACGATTCCGACCAGGCCCATCGCCAGCGCGGTGATCGCACCGATCACGAGCACGAAAGACAGCGCGGTCTCCGACATCTCGAACAGTGGCGACATCCGCGCCAGCATGAAGATGCCCGCCGTCACCATGGTAGCGGCATGGATCAGCGCGGAGATCGGCGTCGGACCCTCCATCGAGTCCGGCAGCCAGACGTGCAGCGGGACCTGAGCCGATTTGCCCATCGCGCCGACGAACAGCAGCAGACAGGCCACGGTGGCCACCGACCACGGGGCACCATCGAAGAGTTCGATCCGGGCGTTGGCGAGATCCCCCGCCTGCGCGAATACGGCCGCGTAATCCAGTGTCCCCGTCCAGGCGAGGATCGCGCCGATCCCGAGGATGAACCCGAAGTCACCGACGCGATTGACGAGGAACGCCTTGAGGTTCGCGAAAATCGCGGATTCCCGCGTATACCAGAACCCGATCAGGAGGTACGAGACCACCCCGACCGCCTCCCAGCCGAAAAACAGCTGCAGGAAGTTGTTCGCCATCACGAGCATCAGCATCGAGAAAGTGAACAGCGAGATATAGCTGAAAAAGCGCTGGTAGCCCGGATCGTCGTGCATGTAGCCGATGGTGTAGATATGCACCATCAGCGAGACGCTCGTGACCGTTGTCATCATGAGCACGGTCAGGCGATCGATGAGAAACCCGATCTCGAAGGTGATCCCGTCGCTCACCATCCAGGTGTAGACCGACTCGTTGTAGACGGCCCCGCCCCCGAACACGATATGCCAGAAGGCGATGACCGACAGAACGAACGAGATGGCCACGGCCCCGATCGTGACCGTATGCGCACCCACCCGACCGATCTGCCGGCCGAAGAGACCGGCGATGATCGCGCCCGCGAGCGGGAACAGCGGGATGGCGAGATAGACGGATTCCATCGCTTCAGCCCTTCATCGTGTCGAGGTCGGCCACGTTGATCGTGCCCCGGTTGCGGAACAGCACCACCAGAATGGCGAGCCCGATCGCCGCCTCCGCGGCGGCGACCGTCAGGATAAAGAACACGAAGATCTGGCCCGAGAGGTCCTCGAGGAAATGCGAGAACGCCACGAAGTTCATGTTGACGGCGAGCAGCATCAACTCGATCGACATCAGCAGGATGATGACGTTTTTCCGGTTGATGAATATCCCGGCCATGCTGATACCGAACAGCACGGCGCCGAGGATCAGATAATGTGAAAGCGGGATCATCTCGCCTGCTCCCTCCCGAGTGGCGCGCATCCGCGCGTCCGGGGATTATTGTGATTATGCGGCGCGACGGGCCCCGGGCGCCCGGAGCCGTCGCGCTCTCGCCATGCCCCGGCCCGATGCGCGGGGACGGCGGCTGTTATGGGCGTTCGCGCCGCTCGCTGTCCATCTGCACCACACGCAGGCGATCGCCCTTGCCGGCCCGGACCTGATTACCCGGCGTCTGGTATTTCGTCGTCTCGGGCCGCTTGCGCATGGTCAGCGTGATCGCGGCGATAATCGCGACCAGCAATATGAATGCCGCGATTTCGAACTGGTAGAGATACTCGGTATACAGCAGGCGCCCGAGCGCTTCGGTGTTGCTGTAATCCGCGGGCGCGGCGGGCGGCGCCGCGTAGCGGTCGCTGCCAAAATAGCGCGGACCGACGATCAGGACGAGTTCCGCCACCATGACGATGCCCACGAGCGCGCCCAGCGGCAGGAACCGCACGAAACCCTCGCGCAGCGGCGCGATATTGACATCAATCATCATGACCACGAACAGGAACAGCACCATCACAGCGCCGACGTAGACAAGCACCAGCACGATGCCGAGGAATTCGGCCTCGAGCAGGAGCCACAGCGCGGCCGCCGTAAAGAACGTCAACACCAGGAAGAGGACCGAGTGCACCGGATTCCGGGCCGTAATCACGCGCAGCGAGGACGCGATCATCACCGCCGAGAAAATCCAGAATGTGAGCTGTTCCACTGGCATGCGGCTTACCTGTAAGGGGCATCGAGAGCGCGGTCGGCCGCGATCATCTCTTCGTATTTGTCACCGATCGCGAGCAGTTCGGGTTTCGTGATGATCTGCTCGCCCCGCTGCTCGAAATGGTATTCGTGGATACTGGTCTCCACGATCGAATCCACCGGGCAGGATTCCTCGCACAGGCCGCAGTAGATGCATTTGAACAGATCGATGTCATAGCGCGTCGTGCGACGCGTCCCGTCATCGCGCTCCTCAGACTCGATCGTGATCGCCAGCGCCGGGCATACCGCCTCGCATAGCTTGCAGGCGATACAGCGCTCCTCGCCGTTCGGATACCGGCGCAGGGCGTGCAGTCCGCGGAACCTGGGCGATTTCGGCGTCTTCTCTTCCGGATAGGCGATCGTCACCTTGCGGGAAAAGAAATTCCGCCCGGTCAGGCGCATGCCCTTGAGCAGCTCCCAAAGCAGGAACGATTTGAAAAAACGCGAGATCGCACTCATCTGCGCGACTCCTCCCGACCGGTCAGGTTGTTGCGGCCGGTCATCATACGGACCACGGGCCGACCTGGAACCAGGCCATGACACCCTCGACAAAAATCCAGATGATCGTGATCGGGATGAACACCTTCCACCCCAAGCGCATCACCTGGTCGTAGCGGTAGCGCGGGAACGTGGCCCGGAACCAGAGATAGAAGAACGCCACCACGGCCGTCTTGACCAGGAACCAGTGCACGCCGTCCGTACCATCCGGGAACGGCGACTGCCAGCCACCCAGGAACATCACCCCGGCGAGCGCCGCGATCAGGATCATGTTCGCATATTCGGCGAGGAAGAAGATCGCGAAAGCCATGCCGGAATATTCAACATGGAAACCCGCCACGATCTCGGACTCGCCCTCGGCGACGTCGAACGGCAGACGGTTCGTTTCGGCTACGCCGGCAATGAAATACACCACGAACAGGGGCAGCAGCGGCAGCCAGAACCAGGAGAACAGCCCACCTTCCTGCGCCTGGGTGATGGCGCCCAGATTGAGGCTCCCGCCCGCCATGAGCACGCCGACCAGGGCGAAGCCCATGGCGATTTCGTACGCGACCATCTGCGCGGCCGATCGCATCGCGCCGAGAAACGCATATTTCGAGTTCGAGGCCCAGCCGGCGATGATCACGCCGTAGACACCGACCCCGGTGAGTGCGAGCACGTACAGGAGCGCCGCATCGATGTCGGCAAGGATCCAGCCCTCGGCGAACGGGACCACCGCCCAGGCCGCCAGCGACGGCCCGATCGAGAGAATCGGCGCGAGCAGGAACAGAAATCGGTTCGCATTGGTCGGGAGGATGACCTCCTTCGACAGCAGCTTGAGTCCATCCGCGATCGGCTGCAACAGACCGTAGTACCCGACCCGATTCGGTCCGCGGCGGCGCTGCATATAGCCGATCACGCGCCTTTCCGCATACGTCAGGTAGGCGACGGAGAGCATCACCGGAATGATGATCAGCAGGATCTTCCCCTGGATCACCAGCGAGACCCGGACGAACTCCGGGAGCGAGGCCCACATTGCGGCAATGGATTCGATCATGGTCGCTTACGCCCGCTCCAGTTCCACGCCACCGAACACCGGACCGAGCGTGCCGGTCGCTTCCATCCCCTGCGGGATCCAGACGCACCCTTCGGGAATCCGGACGTCCACCAGCAGATCGAGCACACCGGCCTGCGCGCCCTGGCGCACGGTCACCCGCTCCGCGTCCGTCAGGCCCAGCCGCGCGGCATCGGCCGGCGCGACCCGGGCGGCCGGTTGGCCCGCATCGGCCGCCTCCTGCAAGGGCCGCGAACGCCGTACGAGCGGATCGACCGAATACATCGGTACGTCGCCGTAGCGTACGAGGCCGTCGATCGACCGAGTCTCCGGCAGGCTTTCCCCCGCCGGGACGGTGTTATCCAGTGTCACCTCGCGGCAGCGTTCCTTGAGTTCACGCCGGATTTCCGCCGCCGCGTGGTATTCGAAGCCGGCGATGCCCAGTTCGTTGCCAAGCACGCGCAGAATCTTCCAGTTCGGTCGCGAGTCGCCCGGCGGCGTCCCCGCCGCGCTGAAGTTCTGCCAGAGGCCCTCCGCGTTGACGAACGTGCCGTCGGTCTCGGCAAACGTGGTGCCGGGCAGGATGATATCCGCGTATTGCAGCATCGCATCGCTGGTGAACGGCGCGATCGCGACGACGGACTCGGCCGCGTCGAGCGCCGCCTTGGCCGCGGCCGCGTCCACGCTGTCGAATTCCGGTTCGACGCCGAGCAACAGGTACCCGGGTTTCGGTGACGACCAGAAGTCGGCCGCCGTGGCACCCGCCGTGTCGACCGCCTGCCCACCCGGACCGCGGTGCGGCACGCAACCGGCGAGCCAGGCGCCGGCGGCATTGCCGTATTCGGGCAGGTAGCCGAAGCGCGCGGTGGCCATCTGCGCGATCGCGGCCGCGAGCCGCCGCAGGGTTGCCAGCTCGGGATGCCCGAGTGCCTGACTGCCGAGGAGGACCGTGCTCGACGCGCCATCGACCAGTGCTTCGGCGACCGCGCGCTGCTCCCCGTCCGGAACGCCCTTGCCCGCCAGCGGTGCCAGGTCCCGTGGCAGTTCGGTGCCCGCGCGCTCGGCGACGGCGGCCGCGATCCCGGCCAGCGACGCCACCATCCGATCGGGGCGTACCGCGATTTCGCGATCGACATCGAAATGCCAGTCGAAGCGACGCGCATTCAGGAAGCTCACGCGTGCACCGTGCCCGATCACCGCCTTGCGCAGGCGATGGGCGGCAAGGGGCTGTTCCTTGCGCACGTTGGAGCCGACCAGCAGCGCCGCGTCCAGTTTTTCCAGCTGCTCGATCGACTGACCGAGCCAGGGCATCACGGGCGCCTGATCCTGATCGGAAAAATCGAGCTGGCGCAGACGGTGATCGACGTGCGGACTGCCCAGCCCACGGATCAGCTTCTGGCCCAGATAGTGCTCCTCGGTCGTCGCATAACCCGAGATCACGCCCGCCACACCGTCACCGCCGTGGCGCGCCGTGACGTCACGCAGGGCCTCCGCGGCCGCCGGCAATGCGACGTCCCAGTCGACCTCTTCCCAGATACCGTCGCACTTGATCAGCGGCAGCATGACCCGATCGTCGGCGTACAGCCCATGACAGCTGTAGCGATCCCGATCCGCGATCCAGGTCTCGTTGATCCGTTCGTTGTCGCGCGGGACGGCGCGCATGATGCGCCCGCGCCGCTGATGCATGAAGACATTCGAGCCGATGCTGTCGTGTGGCGAAACCGTCGGCTGCTGCAGCAGTTCCCACGGCCGGAAGGTATACCGCGCCGGCTTGTTCGTGAGTGCGCCCACCGGGCACAGATCGATGACGTTGCCCGACATCTCGGAACTGACGGTACGCCCGACATACGTGCCGATCCGCATCTCCTCACCGCGCCCGGTCGCCCCGAGCTCGCGGACGCCCGCGATCTCGGTGCCGAAACGGACACAGCGCGTGCAGTGGATGCAGCGGGTCATGTCGGTCGAAATCAAGGGGCCGAGGTCTTCGTCGGCGACGGCGCGTTTCGATTCCGTGAAGCGCGAGATCCCCTCGCCATAACCGAGCGCGACATCCTGCAGCTCGCACTCACCGCCCTGGTCGCACACCGGGCAATCAAGCGGGTGATTGATCAGCAGGAACTCCATGGTGCCCTGCTGGGCATCGAGCGCGCGCTCGGAACCGGTCCAGACCTTCATGCCGTCCGCAACCGGGGTCGCGCACGCGGGCAACGGCTTCGGCGCCTTCTCGACCTCGACCAGACACATCCGGCAGTTGGCCGCGATCGAGAGCTTGCGGTGATAACAGAACCGCGGCACGTCGATACCCGCCGCATCGGTCGCCTCGATCAGCATCGCCCCTTTGCGCACGCGCACCGGCTTGCCGTCGACCTCGATCTCGACCATCTCGACGTTCTGTTCCAGCGTTTCTTCCGTCATGAGCGTCTCGCTGCTGCCGGCACGCGATCAGGCCGCCTCGGAGGCGCGATCCGCGAGCACGCTCCGCCCGTGTTCGATGTAATACTCGAACTCCGGCCGGAAATGTTTCAGGAAACTGCGAACGGGCATTGCGGCCGCATCGCCGAGGGCACAGATCGTGCGTCCCTCGATACGGCGGGCGGCATGCTCCAGCCGCTCGAGATCGTCCATGACCGCCTCACCCCGAACGATACGCGTGAGCATCCGATACAGCCAGCCCGTGCCTTCCCGGCACGGCGTGCACTGACCACAGGACTCCGACATATAGAAACGTGAGATCCGCCGCAGCGCCTCAACCATATCCGTCGAGTCGTCCATCACGATCACCGCACCGGATCCGAGCATGGAGCCGACTTTGGTGATCGAATCGTAATCCATGTTCGCCTCGAGCATCGTCGCGCCCGGCACGACAGGCACCGACGACCCACCGGGGATCACCGCTTTCAGATCGCGGCCTCCCCGCACGCCACCGGCGAGTTCCAGCAGCTCACTGAACGGGGTGCCCATCGGGACCTCGAAATTTCCGGGTCGTTCGACGTGCCCCGAGACCGAGAAGATCTTGGTCCCCCCGGCGTTCTCCACCCCAAGCCCGGCAAACCAGTCACCGCCACGGCGCAATACCGTCGGCACCGAGGCGAGCGTCTCGGTGTTGTTGACCGTCGTCGGGCGGCCATAGACACCGTATTGGGCGGGGAACGGCGGTTTGAACCGCGGGAGCCCTTTCTTGCCCTCCAGCGATTCGAGCAGCGCGGTTTCCTCGCCGCAGATGTAGGCGCCGGCACCGAGCGCGTTATGCAGATCGAAATCGATCCCGCTGCCCTGGATATCCCGGCCGAGCCATCCGTGTTCATAGGCTTCGGCGAGTGCCTGCTCGCAGCGCCGGTACACCTCGTCACCGAACTCGCCGCGCAGGTAGTTGTAGCCGACCGTCGCCCCCATCACGAACCCGCCAATCGCCATGCCCTCGATCAGTGCGTGGGGATTCAGTGTCAGGAGGTCACGGTCCTTGCACGTGCCGGGCTCGGACTCGTCCGAGTTGCAGACGATGTACTTCTGCCCCGGTGCATTGCGCGGCATGAAGCTCCATTTGATGCCGACCGGGAACCCCGCGCCGCCGCGCCCGCGCAGGTTCGAGGTCTTGAGTTCGTCGATGATCGCCTCGGCGCTCAACTCGCCGCGGAGGACCCGCTGCCAGGCCTCATAGCCGCCGAGCTTGAGGTAGTTTTCATACGACCACGGCTCATCGAA harbors:
- the nusA gene encoding transcription termination factor NusA; the encoded protein is MNKDILLVVDTVSNEKAVDKEVIFEALESALASATRKKHGGDIDARVAIDRETGDYEAFRLWEVVEDDYEQDAPTRQISLSAARADEPEKEVGEFVEEPMEPVEFGRIAAQTAKQVIVQKVREAERERVAEAYRERVGELLMGIVKRVERSGMYLDLGNNAEAFVPREEMIPREAVRPGDRVRGFLKDVRNEPRGPQLFVSRTAPELLIELFKLEVPEVGQGLIEIKGAARDPGLRAKIAVLSKDARLDPVGACVGMRGSRVQTVSNELAGERVDIILWDENPAQFVINAMSPADVTSIVVDEDKNTMDLVIESEKLSLAIGRNGQNVRLASELTGWTLNVMDEQQAEEKTEQESQTTRQMFQEQLTVDEEVASILVQEGFTSTEEVAYVPESELLEIEEFDEDIVAELRNRARDALLTRAIASEEALGDQEPSAELLGMEGMDPTIAWKLAAQGITTLDDLAEQAVDDLLEIEGIEQDWAARMIMKAREPWFAEEQTEEATTGQPG
- the rimP gene encoding ribosome maturation factor RimP, producing the protein MRRASSAILGCVEPVVRGMGYELVGVEYGGGSGNGLLRVYIDAADGIDVDDCAAVSERVSAALDVDEPIRDAYTLEVSSPGINRPLFEAADFERFSGQQAFVRIAAGAIPEGRKRFKGVLGGVEGVSLLIEVDDETWRLPLDAVEEAHLVVEL
- the nuoN gene encoding NADH-quinone oxidoreductase subunit NuoN, whose protein sequence is MTSQFLPLLPEITLAIGACVVLVVDLFVPPERRDTTFVFALAALVATLVATVVGQPDGVRILFGGSYIADPMSLLLKLTVIVLTFFVFVYSRPYLAARGLYNGEYFALGLFGLLGMLIMISGYSMLTIYLGLELLSLCQYALVAFNRDSPRASEAAMKYFVLGAFASGMLLYGMSLIYGLTGSLEVIEIHNYLIRHGVDQIGALLGLIFIIVGLSFKLGAVPFHAWVPDVYEGAPTAVALYIASAPKVAAFALFMRMLAEGLGVLQADWQVMLAVLAVLSLVLGNVVAIAQTNLKRMLAYSTISHVGFILLGLLAGTAQGYSAAMFYVIFYALVTAGAFGMIILLSRRGLEAEQLDDFRGLNARSPWFALMMLFIMFSMAGVPPFAGFYAKLSVLRAVVQVDEIWLAIVAVVFSVVGAFYYLRVVKLMYFDEPEETGGFQEGTGLRAALSVNGLSMLALGLYPAALMSWCLAAVSW
- a CDS encoding NADH-quinone oxidoreductase subunit M, with the protein product MFADWPLLSLSIWLPILGGVIVLMSGEQGARRLALLFAIATFGVTIPLYTGFDTTTQAMQFREFLPWLPSFNINYHLGIDGISLPLILLTSFVTVLVVIAGWGSIEKRVSQYMASFLILEGVMIGVFAALDAVLFYVFFEAQLIPMFLIIGAWGGPNRVYATLKFFLYTFLGSVLMLVALVYLYYQSGTFDLQELHLLRLSMPEQIWIFVALFLAFAVKIPMWPVHTWLPDAHVEAPTGGSVILAAIMLKMGGYGFLRLSLPIAPDAGHELAGVMIALSLIAVVYIGFVALAQKDLKKLIAYSSISHMGFVTLGTFIVFLLVADSPEAAGARLGVEGAIVQMVSHGLISAALFLCVGVLYDRMHTRMIADYGGVVNAMPVFASFLVLFALSNAGLPGTSGFVGEFMVILATFHANFWLAALAALTLILGAAYTLWMVKRVVFGPVANENVGALRDIGPREFAVLALLAVTVLALGLWPAPLVEVMHPAVDKLIAQVAQSKL
- the nuoL gene encoding NADH-quinone oxidoreductase subunit L yields the protein MESVYLAIPLFPLAGAIIAGLFGRQIGRVGAHTVTIGAVAISFVLSVIAFWHIVFGGGAVYNESVYTWMVSDGITFEIGFLIDRLTVLMMTTVTSVSLMVHIYTIGYMHDDPGYQRFFSYISLFTFSMLMLVMANNFLQLFFGWEAVGVVSYLLIGFWYTRESAIFANLKAFLVNRVGDFGFILGIGAILAWTGTLDYAAVFAQAGDLANARIELFDGAPWSVATVACLLLFVGAMGKSAQVPLHVWLPDSMEGPTPISALIHAATMVTAGIFMLARMSPLFEMSETALSFVLVIGAITALAMGLVGIVQHDIKRVVAYSTLSQLGYMTVALGASAYSAAIFHLMTHAFFKALLFLGAGSVIIAMHHEQDMRRMGGLRRYMPVTYITAVIGSLALIGFPGFSGFFSKDAIIEGVHYSTTPGAGFAYWCVLIGVFVTALYTFRMLFLTFHGEPRMDEHTREHLHETPLVVTVPLVLLAIPSVIIGAWTIGPLLFGGWFGSSILVLPQHDVMAKLGEGFHGWWGFILHGFQGPAVYLALAGVVVAWFVWIRRPELADRAAERLRPVHRMLEKKYGFDELYQAVFAEGGRRLGGFLSRVGDQRVIDGWIVNGAARVVGQCSGLMRHLQSGYLYHYAFAMILGVLVALSWVVLSA
- the nuoK gene encoding NADH-quinone oxidoreductase subunit NuoK, producing the protein MIPLSHYLILGAVLFGISMAGIFINRKNVIILLMSIELMLLAVNMNFVAFSHFLEDLSGQIFVFFILTVAAAEAAIGLAILVVLFRNRGTINVADLDTMKG
- a CDS encoding NADH-quinone oxidoreductase subunit J, which gives rise to MPVEQLTFWIFSAVMIASSLRVITARNPVHSVLFLVLTFFTAAALWLLLEAEFLGIVLVLVYVGAVMVLFLFVVMMIDVNIAPLREGFVRFLPLGALVGIVMVAELVLIVGPRYFGSDRYAAPPAAPADYSNTEALGRLLYTEYLYQFEIAAFILLVAIIAAITLTMRKRPETTKYQTPGNQVRAGKGDRLRVVQMDSERRERP